A single window of Candidatus Glassbacteria bacterium DNA harbors:
- a CDS encoding VanZ family protein, with translation MSGSDRANTSGDSGKVWRWLPVILWMALIFTLSGIPLNGHVIRLFRHQDKLIHVFEYGILGLLLARTVFAAGMPVMRYWYCIGASVLVGAVDEFHQSFVPGRMMDWHDLLADAGGALLFVWLWLAMNGGGLFKTAAARAENES, from the coding sequence GAAAGTCTGGCGCTGGCTGCCGGTGATCCTGTGGATGGCGTTGATATTCACCTTGAGCGGTATCCCGCTCAACGGCCATGTCATTCGCCTGTTCCGTCACCAGGACAAGCTGATCCACGTATTCGAGTATGGGATCCTGGGTCTTCTGCTGGCCAGGACTGTATTCGCAGCGGGCATGCCGGTGATGCGCTACTGGTACTGCATCGGAGCCTCCGTACTGGTGGGTGCTGTCGACGAGTTCCACCAGAGTTTCGTCCCGGGCCGGATGATGGACTGGCACGATCTGCTGGCCGATGCAGGCGGGGCGCTCCTCTTTGTCTGGCTCTGGCTGGCAATGAACGGCGGCGGTTTGTTCAAGACAGCGGCCGCAAGGGCCGAAAACGAAAGTTGA
- a CDS encoding histidine--tRNA ligase, translating into MKYRVPRGTQDILPPESSVWRGVEEVARVLLERFGYSEIRTPVFEMKDLFLRTVGEETDIVQKEMYTFADRKGRELALRPEGTAPVIRSYVENSLWKDNRFLKLYYMGPMFRYDRPQKGRYRQFHQIGAEAVGSLSPAVDAEVIAMVEMILRAAGIRRLTVRINSLGEAESRANYTSALKDYFGAVRDRLCSDCNTRLERNPMRLLDCKVPSCRELAADIPPIEDYLSPESSEHYAQVQEKLAQLGVNYEKDKHMVRGLDYYTRTTFEFYHGELGGSVALGGGGRYDSLVEEIGGPDTPAIGFSLGTERVLLAAERDRQSARDVPRDRSMIYLAWIGEKAGEAAFRLAAALRLAVRVELELESRSLKAQFRQADKLGAGYVMIIGERELAEGKVQLKDLTSGGQRELTLAGLAEFIEQEIKSHRMDESPHGRIDRILGGQLDEALASLQF; encoded by the coding sequence ATGAAATACAGGGTGCCGAGAGGAACGCAGGATATTCTCCCCCCGGAATCGTCGGTATGGCGCGGGGTCGAGGAAGTCGCCCGGGTATTGCTGGAGCGTTTCGGTTACAGCGAGATCCGCACGCCCGTGTTCGAAATGAAAGACCTGTTCCTGCGCACGGTGGGCGAGGAGACGGATATCGTCCAGAAGGAAATGTACACTTTCGCCGACCGCAAGGGCCGCGAGCTCGCGCTGCGCCCCGAGGGCACCGCCCCGGTGATCCGCAGCTATGTCGAGAACTCGCTGTGGAAGGATAACCGGTTCCTCAAGCTGTATTACATGGGGCCGATGTTTCGCTACGACCGTCCGCAAAAGGGGCGCTACCGCCAGTTCCACCAGATCGGCGCCGAGGCGGTGGGCAGTCTCAGCCCGGCGGTGGACGCCGAGGTGATCGCGATGGTCGAGATGATCCTGCGCGCGGCGGGAATCCGCCGGCTGACGGTCAGGATCAACAGCCTGGGTGAGGCGGAAAGCCGCGCGAATTACACCTCGGCCCTGAAGGACTATTTCGGTGCGGTGCGGGACCGGCTCTGCAGCGACTGCAACACTCGCCTGGAGCGTAACCCGATGCGCTTGCTCGACTGCAAGGTGCCATCCTGCCGTGAGCTGGCCGCCGATATTCCGCCGATCGAGGACTACTTGAGCCCGGAGAGCAGCGAGCATTACGCGCAGGTACAGGAGAAACTGGCTCAGCTCGGCGTCAATTACGAGAAGGACAAGCACATGGTGCGCGGACTGGATTACTATACCCGCACCACCTTTGAATTCTACCACGGCGAGCTGGGCGGCTCGGTGGCTCTCGGCGGCGGCGGGCGCTACGACAGTCTGGTGGAAGAGATCGGCGGGCCGGATACCCCGGCGATCGGATTTTCGCTGGGCACGGAGCGTGTGCTGCTGGCCGCCGAACGCGACAGGCAGTCCGCCCGGGATGTTCCTCGCGACCGCTCGATGATCTACCTGGCCTGGATCGGTGAAAAGGCCGGTGAGGCCGCGTTCCGGCTGGCGGCTGCGCTGCGGCTGGCGGTGAGGGTGGAGCTGGAGCTGGAGTCCCGCAGCCTGAAAGCCCAGTTCCGTCAGGCGGACAAGCTTGGCGCCGGGTATGTGATGATTATCGGCGAGCGGGAACTGGCTGAGGGTAAAGTTCAACTCAAGGATCTGACCAGCGGCGGCCAGCGCGAACTAACCCTGGCCGGACTGGCGGAGTTTATCGAACAGGAAATCAAGAGTCACCGGATGGATGAATCCCCGCACGGCAGGATCGACAGGATCCTGGGCGGGCAATTGGACGAGGCGCTGGCCTCGCTGCAATTCTGA
- the aspS gene encoding aspartate--tRNA ligase — MESQKLQTHYRTDTCGALRKTDDGKDVTLVGWVFRWRDHGGIVFIDLRDRFGVTQIVFDRKSSEQDIDALAHRLRSEFVIQVKGLVRPRPEGAVNESLLTGEIEISATHLEILSKSDNPPFRLDDKTEVGEDIRLQYRYLDLRREELQRYIRIRNDAVIAARKYMDTMGFLDIETPILCKPTPEGARDFLVPARMHPGKFYALPQSPQIYKQILMVSGFDRYYQIARCFRDEALRADRQLEFTQIDVEMSFINEDDIIAVIEGLMEAIYRETLGIELKLPFARMSYDECMERYGIDRPDLRYELEIRDLSEAFGGCEFRVFNQILDTGGRIRGIVVPAAAGYSRKELDDINAVAMDMGSKGCVWQRVGEAGEHDSSIKNIVSQPYFDKAAKLAGASKGDLLVFVGGPDSLTSKVLARLRQYLAAREELIDKAELSFLWVTDFPLFEQDEATGALSPAHHPFTSPRAEDLDKLESEPEKVRSRAYDIVLNGSEIGGGSIRIHSQDLQRRIFRALGISDEDAEYKFGFLLKAFQYGPPPHGGIAMGMDRIAMLLSGTESIRDVIAFPKSSKATGLMEDAPAMVDEKELLELHIRKIVKKKDAT; from the coding sequence ATGGAAAGCCAGAAGCTGCAAACACATTACCGTACCGATACGTGCGGCGCTCTTCGCAAGACGGATGACGGCAAGGATGTGACCCTGGTCGGCTGGGTGTTTCGCTGGCGCGACCACGGCGGAATCGTCTTTATCGACCTGCGCGACCGCTTCGGCGTGACCCAGATCGTATTCGACCGCAAAAGCTCGGAGCAGGATATCGATGCGTTGGCCCACAGGCTGCGCAGCGAGTTCGTGATTCAGGTCAAGGGGCTGGTCCGTCCGCGGCCCGAGGGCGCGGTCAACGAGTCCCTGCTCACCGGCGAGATCGAGATCAGCGCGACTCACCTGGAAATTCTCAGCAAGAGCGACAACCCGCCGTTCCGCCTGGACGACAAGACCGAGGTGGGCGAGGATATCCGCCTTCAGTACCGCTACCTCGACCTTCGCCGCGAGGAGCTCCAGCGCTATATCCGCATCCGCAACGATGCGGTGATCGCCGCCCGCAAGTACATGGACACCATGGGATTTCTGGATATCGAAACCCCGATCCTGTGCAAGCCCACTCCCGAGGGCGCGCGCGATTTCCTCGTTCCGGCCAGAATGCATCCGGGCAAGTTCTACGCCCTGCCGCAGAGCCCGCAGATCTACAAGCAGATCCTGATGGTCAGCGGATTCGACCGCTACTACCAGATCGCGCGCTGTTTCCGCGACGAGGCCCTGCGCGCGGACCGTCAACTCGAGTTCACCCAGATCGATGTCGAGATGTCGTTTATCAACGAGGACGACATTATCGCGGTGATCGAGGGCCTGATGGAGGCGATCTACCGCGAGACCCTGGGGATCGAGCTGAAGCTGCCGTTTGCGCGGATGAGCTACGACGAGTGCATGGAGCGCTACGGGATCGATCGCCCCGACCTGCGCTACGAACTGGAGATCAGGGACCTTTCCGAAGCGTTCGGCGGCTGTGAGTTCCGCGTCTTTAACCAGATACTCGACACGGGTGGACGGATTCGCGGGATCGTGGTCCCCGCTGCGGCCGGCTACAGCCGCAAGGAACTCGACGATATCAACGCGGTGGCGATGGACATGGGTTCCAAGGGCTGCGTGTGGCAGCGCGTAGGCGAGGCAGGCGAGCATGACAGCTCGATCAAGAATATCGTCAGCCAGCCCTATTTCGACAAGGCGGCCAAGCTGGCCGGGGCCTCGAAAGGAGATTTGCTGGTGTTTGTCGGCGGCCCGGATTCGCTGACCAGCAAGGTCCTGGCCCGCCTTCGCCAGTACCTGGCGGCCAGGGAAGAGCTGATCGACAAGGCTGAGCTCTCGTTCCTCTGGGTCACCGATTTCCCGTTGTTCGAGCAGGACGAGGCCACCGGCGCGCTCAGCCCGGCGCACCACCCGTTCACCAGCCCCCGCGCGGAGGACCTGGACAAGCTGGAATCCGAGCCGGAAAAAGTGCGCAGCCGCGCCTACGATATCGTGCTCAACGGCTCCGAGATCGGCGGCGGCAGTATCAGGATCCACAGCCAGGATCTCCAGCGGCGGATTTTCCGCGCCCTGGGTATCAGCGACGAGGACGCCGAATACAAGTTCGGCTTCCTGCTCAAGGCTTTCCAGTACGGTCCTCCGCCCCACGGCGGGATCGCGATGGGTATGGACCGGATCGCGATGCTGCTTTCGGGTACCGAGTCGATCCGGGACGTGATCGCGTTTCCGAAATCATCCAAGGCCACGGGTCTGATGGAGGATGCGCCGGCGATGGTGGACGAGAAGGAACTGCTGGAGTTGCATATCAGGAAAATAGTGAAAAAGAAGGACGCGACCTGA
- a CDS encoding PhoH family protein: MEGVDALGLFGPNDRNLRLLETMFGCEAYIRDEKMVLTGQEPELEDMERTLRRLIAMVQTGRELQTEEIGVVARQVRDGEISDEEVFEAANIYMTGRKKVIKARGSTQDKYLRMIRQNDIVVGIGPAGTGKTYLAVAAAVDALNKKQVKRIILARPAVEAGEKLGFLPGDMQEKVNPYLRPLYDALEDMLLDEKVQRLIENGTIEIAPIAFMRGRTLHDAFVILDEAQNTTRLQMKMFLTRLGLNSKAVITGDKTQVDLPDEKQSGLLQIEDILKGIDGIEFIYFDKNDVMRHRLVKDIVEAYQQTGDGEEIS, encoded by the coding sequence ATGGAGGGAGTGGACGCTCTCGGCCTGTTCGGTCCCAATGACCGTAATCTCAGGCTGCTGGAGACCATGTTCGGCTGCGAGGCCTATATCCGCGACGAGAAGATGGTGCTGACCGGCCAGGAGCCGGAACTCGAGGACATGGAGCGCACACTCCGCCGCTTGATCGCGATGGTGCAGACGGGCCGGGAGCTGCAGACCGAGGAAATCGGGGTGGTGGCCCGCCAGGTGCGCGATGGCGAGATCAGCGATGAGGAAGTGTTCGAGGCGGCCAATATCTACATGACCGGCCGCAAAAAAGTAATCAAGGCCCGCGGCTCCACCCAGGACAAGTACCTGCGGATGATCCGCCAGAACGATATCGTGGTCGGGATCGGACCGGCCGGCACGGGTAAAACCTATCTGGCGGTGGCCGCGGCGGTCGACGCGCTTAACAAAAAGCAGGTCAAGAGGATTATCCTGGCCCGTCCGGCGGTGGAAGCCGGCGAAAAGCTGGGATTTTTGCCCGGCGATATGCAGGAGAAAGTCAACCCGTACCTTCGCCCGCTCTACGACGCCCTGGAGGACATGCTGCTCGATGAAAAGGTCCAGCGCCTGATCGAGAACGGTACGATCGAGATCGCTCCGATCGCTTTCATGCGCGGCCGGACACTGCACGATGCGTTTGTGATCCTGGACGAGGCCCAGAACACGACCAGGCTGCAGATGAAGATGTTCCTGACCCGCCTGGGCCTTAACAGCAAGGCGGTGATCACCGGAGACAAAACCCAGGTGGACCTCCCTGATGAAAAACAGAGCGGCCTGCTGCAGATCGAGGATATTCTCAAAGGCATCGACGGGATCGAATTTATTTATTTCGACAAGAACGACGTGATGCGTCACCGTCTGGTCAAGGATATCGTGGAGGCCTATCAGCAAACTGGTGACGGAGAGGAGATTTCCTGA
- a CDS encoding HDIG domain-containing protein, giving the protein MAGLQYKFRLKRKRFVKWFRTRTMIGHWPANPYFKHGSRIALAMLLAWLALMLTPGRRFYDPFFDIQAGSVADQDVIAPFDFPVYKNSAELELERQLAADQVKPVLEFLPGVRETVVDELLNFFSRLENAWRDTSLAPELIRWDRFNELRTAGSSGYAIKPIVLNYLYSLDSSLSVSDEEIVYLFDPVRSNVLKTRLKDFLVGRLREGVIGDGAYDRIENKQVSLRRSGREEEISFGELTSIAQVYEQAAAVIVDPEYPELSKSLFLQILSRFLQTNVVFNLTETDRLRQVAAGTVSPTREEMVLEGERIIGQGERVDPAQIERLDNLRGELERRGLMQGDFAQRMRELGIWMIYLMLLIAAGIYLKLHCPHVYDRFSNLMLIALCFLIVLGLSWLVLVNEELPAYLLPVAIGSMLISYLIDDEVAMVGSLCLTLMLGVQSNFSISVVLLSLAAGVVASVSVRNVESRGAQYVPIIYIALAYLVVLLALDYGYRGSGFLSVMTAAGWCAVNATISTFITIALLPLFEHGFKITSNFTLLELGDLNRPLLKRLALEAPGTYHHSIIIGSLAEAAAAGIGANPVYARVASYYHDIGKVKQPNYFIENQAGRANPHNKLSPKMSSLIISNHVKEGVELARKAKLPECIIDVIRQHHGDQSISFFFYKEKEKNPDTTLVESDFRYPGPRPMSRETAIIMLADAADSASRTLSDPTVSRIRSLIKGLIEAKLRDGQLDNTELTLRDLTRIGEEFLTILIGVHHSRIDYPPKPDKEKNDQQRRQPDKGEVDKDLAQEDRGVVYSSETDDERDSD; this is encoded by the coding sequence ATGGCCGGTTTGCAGTACAAATTCAGGCTGAAACGCAAGCGGTTTGTCAAATGGTTCCGGACCAGGACCATGATCGGCCATTGGCCGGCCAACCCCTATTTCAAGCACGGCTCGAGGATCGCACTGGCAATGCTGCTGGCCTGGCTGGCCTTGATGCTGACCCCCGGCCGCCGCTTCTACGACCCGTTTTTCGATATCCAGGCCGGCAGTGTTGCCGACCAGGATGTGATCGCTCCGTTCGATTTCCCGGTCTACAAGAATTCCGCCGAGCTTGAACTAGAACGTCAGCTGGCCGCCGATCAGGTGAAACCCGTTCTGGAGTTTCTGCCAGGCGTGCGGGAGACGGTGGTTGACGAGCTGCTTAATTTTTTCAGCAGGCTGGAAAATGCGTGGCGCGATACGTCTCTGGCCCCCGAACTGATCCGCTGGGACAGATTCAACGAACTGCGCACGGCCGGCTCCAGCGGATACGCGATAAAACCGATAGTATTGAACTACCTCTATTCGCTGGATTCCAGCCTGTCGGTTTCCGACGAGGAAATTGTCTACCTGTTCGATCCGGTGCGCTCCAATGTCCTCAAGACCAGGCTGAAAGATTTTTTGGTCGGCCGTCTGCGCGAGGGTGTAATCGGCGACGGGGCCTACGATCGGATCGAGAACAAACAGGTTAGCCTTCGCCGCAGCGGCCGGGAAGAGGAAATTTCTTTCGGCGAGCTGACCTCGATCGCCCAGGTTTACGAACAGGCCGCCGCCGTAATTGTCGATCCTGAGTATCCGGAATTAAGCAAGAGCTTGTTCCTGCAGATTCTGTCGCGGTTTCTCCAGACAAACGTGGTATTCAATTTAACCGAGACAGACCGGCTCCGTCAGGTGGCCGCTGGCACTGTCAGCCCGACACGCGAGGAGATGGTGCTCGAGGGCGAGCGGATTATCGGTCAGGGTGAAAGGGTCGATCCGGCGCAGATCGAAAGATTGGACAACCTGCGCGGCGAACTTGAGCGGCGGGGCCTGATGCAGGGGGATTTCGCCCAGCGGATGCGCGAACTGGGAATCTGGATGATCTACCTGATGCTGCTGATCGCCGCCGGTATCTACCTCAAGCTGCACTGCCCGCATGTGTACGACAGGTTTTCCAACCTGATGCTGATCGCCCTCTGTTTTCTGATTGTACTGGGACTGAGCTGGCTGGTGCTGGTCAACGAGGAGCTGCCAGCCTACCTGCTGCCGGTGGCTATCGGGTCGATGCTGATCAGCTACCTGATCGATGACGAAGTGGCGATGGTGGGTTCGCTGTGCCTGACTCTGATGCTGGGGGTGCAGAGCAACTTCTCGATCTCCGTGGTCCTGCTCTCGCTGGCGGCGGGAGTGGTGGCTTCGGTCTCGGTTCGCAACGTGGAAAGCCGCGGCGCCCAGTACGTACCGATAATCTATATCGCCCTGGCATACCTGGTCGTGCTGCTGGCGCTGGACTACGGTTACCGCGGCAGCGGATTCCTCTCGGTGATGACCGCTGCCGGCTGGTGCGCGGTTAATGCCACGATCAGCACGTTCATCACGATTGCCCTGCTGCCGCTCTTCGAGCACGGCTTCAAGATCACCAGTAATTTCACCCTGCTGGAACTCGGCGACCTCAACCGTCCCCTGCTCAAACGGCTGGCTCTGGAGGCTCCGGGCACGTACCATCACTCGATCATTATCGGCAGCCTGGCCGAGGCAGCCGCGGCGGGGATTGGCGCCAATCCGGTCTACGCCCGTGTGGCCAGCTACTATCACGATATCGGCAAAGTTAAACAGCCCAACTACTTTATCGAGAATCAGGCCGGGAGAGCCAACCCGCACAACAAACTCTCGCCCAAGATGAGCAGCCTGATTATCTCGAACCATGTCAAGGAGGGCGTGGAGCTGGCCCGTAAAGCCAAGCTGCCGGAGTGCATTATCGACGTGATCCGTCAGCACCACGGCGACCAGTCGATCTCGTTTTTCTTCTACAAGGAAAAGGAAAAAAACCCGGACACCACGCTGGTGGAGTCCGATTTCCGTTACCCGGGCCCCAGGCCGATGAGCCGCGAGACGGCGATTATCATGCTGGCCGACGCCGCCGATAGCGCGAGCCGTACGCTCAGCGACCCGACGGTGAGCAGGATCCGCAGCCTGATCAAGGGCCTGATCGAAGCCAAGCTGCGCGACGGGCAGCTGGATAACACGGAACTCACTCTGCGGGACCTGACCAGGATCGGCGAGGAGTTCCTGACAATCCTGATCGGTGTGCACCACAGCCGGATCGATTACCCGCCAAAGCCGGACAAGGAAAAGAATGACCAGCAGCGCAGGCAGCCGGATAAAGGTGAGGTTGACAAGGACCTCGCGCAGGAAGATCGAGGTGTTGTTTACTCCTCTGAGACGGATGACGAAAGAGATTCTGACTAA
- the ybeY gene encoding rRNA maturation RNase YbeY produces MTSSAGSRIKVRLTRTSRRKIEVLFTPLRRMTKEILTNAGIEAAEVSVSFVGRGLVRRLNTEYLGHDWVTDVIAFDLSSPGDQLLVGDIYICVLQARDQSARFGVSPEEELFRLTAHGTLHLLGHDHGDQAGREAMIELQELAVRKFYRRSMAGVIG; encoded by the coding sequence ATGACCAGCAGCGCAGGCAGCCGGATAAAGGTGAGGTTGACAAGGACCTCGCGCAGGAAGATCGAGGTGTTGTTTACTCCTCTGAGACGGATGACGAAAGAGATTCTGACTAACGCCGGCATCGAGGCCGCGGAGGTATCGGTCTCGTTTGTCGGCCGCGGGCTGGTCCGCCGGCTTAACACGGAATATCTCGGGCACGATTGGGTTACGGACGTGATCGCGTTCGATCTGTCCTCGCCCGGAGACCAGTTGCTGGTCGGCGATATTTATATCTGCGTGCTGCAGGCTCGTGACCAGTCTGCCCGCTTCGGAGTGTCGCCGGAGGAGGAACTGTTCCGGCTGACGGCCCACGGGACCCTTCACCTGCTGGGACACGACCACGGGGACCAGGCCGGGCGCGAGGCGATGATCGAGCTGCAGGAACTGGCGGTGCGGAAATTCTACAGGCGGTCGATGGCCGGAGTGATTGGGTGA
- a CDS encoding HlyC/CorC family transporter → MGEFCRRREYDISRILQAHHALSREPMELYLLISFPVLLLLSAVFSSSETAFFSLTSFELLQLEEEHPVRGKRVRKLMAQPDILLNGILLGNLLVNICATAVATILLHNYGQQMGWSERAVYLLDVLGMTFTLLIFCEISPKVFAIGNAPRLALRASGFVRWWLLTAKPFIVVLVGFSNWFKGLFSHNAEDRQILEDELKLMVDMSAAQGDLEQEEKRIIHNIFELSETMVREIMVPRTDIHGFSIDTPIKEMIDTVLEKGYSRYPVYDGDLDNILGILYAKDLLDYVYGIKQIDSVRDLMRQEYYVPETKLCGDTLREFQEQHVYMGIVIDEYGGTEGLVTVEDIMEEIIGEIQDEHDEEEEPLIVPGGEGTWLVEGRMDIDDLDEKLGLALDEKEEGYDTLGGFLLTRFGRLPNPGESVEYAGFSFLVTKLTRRRIWKVRISRLTGSGMPEQDESNGDSVSRDENERE, encoded by the coding sequence TTGGGTGAGTTCTGTCGCCGCCGTGAATACGATATATCCCGGATATTGCAAGCACACCATGCACTCAGCCGCGAACCAATGGAACTTTACCTGCTGATATCCTTTCCGGTCCTTCTGCTGCTGTCTGCGGTTTTCAGCAGCAGCGAGACCGCGTTTTTTTCCCTGACCAGTTTCGAGCTGCTCCAGCTCGAGGAAGAGCACCCCGTGCGCGGAAAGAGGGTGCGCAAGCTGATGGCCCAGCCGGATATCCTGCTCAACGGGATCCTGCTGGGTAACCTGCTGGTCAATATCTGCGCCACGGCCGTGGCCACTATCCTGCTGCACAATTATGGTCAGCAGATGGGCTGGAGCGAGCGGGCGGTTTACCTGCTGGACGTGCTGGGGATGACTTTCACCCTGCTGATATTCTGCGAGATCAGTCCCAAGGTGTTCGCAATCGGCAACGCTCCGCGCCTGGCCCTCAGGGCCAGCGGGTTTGTCCGCTGGTGGCTGCTGACGGCCAAGCCGTTCATTGTCGTGCTGGTCGGGTTCAGCAACTGGTTTAAGGGCCTGTTCAGCCACAATGCCGAAGACCGTCAGATCCTGGAAGACGAACTGAAACTGATGGTCGACATGTCCGCCGCCCAGGGAGACCTGGAGCAGGAAGAAAAGCGGATTATCCACAATATTTTCGAACTCTCCGAAACCATGGTCCGCGAAATCATGGTGCCGCGGACCGATATTCATGGCTTCTCGATCGACACGCCGATCAAGGAAATGATCGATACGGTGCTGGAAAAGGGCTATTCGCGTTATCCGGTTTACGACGGTGACCTGGACAATATCCTGGGTATCCTCTACGCGAAAGACCTGCTGGACTACGTCTACGGAATCAAGCAGATCGACTCAGTGCGCGATCTCATGCGCCAGGAGTACTATGTGCCCGAAACCAAGCTCTGTGGCGATACCCTCCGCGAATTTCAGGAGCAGCATGTTTACATGGGGATCGTGATCGATGAGTACGGCGGGACAGAGGGTCTGGTGACTGTCGAAGATATCATGGAAGAGATTATCGGCGAGATCCAGGACGAGCACGACGAGGAAGAGGAGCCGCTGATCGTACCCGGCGGGGAAGGGACCTGGCTGGTCGAGGGCAGGATGGATATCGATGATCTGGACGAGAAGCTGGGCCTTGCCCTGGACGAGAAAGAGGAAGGGTACGACACTCTGGGAGGCTTCCTGCTGACCAGGTTCGGCCGTCTGCCAAACCCCGGCGAGTCGGTGGAATACGCCGGTTTCAGTTTTCTGGTTACCAAGCTGACAAGGCGCAGGATCTGGAAAGTCCGTATCTCACGTCTTACAGGTTCCGGGATGCCGGAACAGGATGAAAGTAACGGCGATAGTGTGTCGCGGGACGAAAACGAGCGGGAGTGA
- a CDS encoding HlyC/CorC family transporter, which produces MVDLNLIWLILLTLLGSAFFSGSETALISVNKVKMQSWLEEDNRLGRLAAKFISSPSDILSSLLVGNNLMNVIATVLIADLIFQMFPQRRELSILISALIIPAVTTPPILFFGEIIPKSMAREHAGRTIRLVTTPLLLAHYILTPIAWITRRISSRLLKLAGVSDQHREEIFTRKNIQRVLIESGRNGVLDEEERNFISGVFNFSEITVREVMTPRTEIVAVPKDTPAEEIAATMSRSKYSRIPIYEESLDHITGIVHVVDLLGGAEHGQPILHPVILSPETRKADSLFYEMRHRKCHLAVVLDEYGGTAGIVTLEDLLEELVGDIHDVHDNTGTLVKIGRDNSIFVDGRTRFDELKDKISLPDFSHGVETIGGLLIAELGRIPEPGERFQIGNLRITVLEATPKRVERLRISQLDSPQSGDQDGDDDGIMTIDSDDHPD; this is translated from the coding sequence TTGGTTGACCTGAATCTCATATGGCTGATTCTGCTGACCCTGCTGGGCAGCGCGTTTTTCAGCGGAAGCGAAACAGCGCTGATCTCGGTCAACAAGGTCAAAATGCAGAGCTGGCTGGAAGAGGACAACCGCCTGGGCCGTCTGGCGGCCAAGTTTATCAGCAGTCCCAGCGATATCCTGAGCAGTCTGCTGGTGGGCAATAACCTGATGAACGTAATCGCCACCGTACTGATCGCCGACCTGATATTCCAGATGTTCCCCCAGCGAAGGGAGCTTTCGATCCTGATCAGCGCGCTGATAATCCCGGCGGTCACGACGCCGCCGATACTGTTTTTCGGCGAGATTATCCCCAAAAGCATGGCCAGGGAGCATGCCGGCCGCACAATCCGGCTGGTTACCACTCCGCTGCTGCTGGCTCATTACATCCTCACTCCGATTGCCTGGATAACGCGCCGGATCAGTTCCCGGTTGCTGAAGCTGGCCGGGGTCAGCGACCAGCACCGCGAGGAGATATTCACCAGGAAAAATATCCAGCGGGTGCTGATAGAAAGTGGAAGAAACGGCGTGCTGGACGAGGAGGAGCGCAACTTTATCTCGGGTGTGTTCAATTTCAGCGAGATCACCGTGCGCGAGGTGATGACACCCCGCACCGAGATCGTGGCCGTGCCCAAGGATACACCGGCCGAGGAAATCGCCGCCACGATGAGCCGGAGCAAGTACTCGCGGATCCCGATCTACGAGGAGTCCCTTGACCATATCACCGGGATCGTGCACGTTGTAGACCTGCTGGGCGGCGCGGAGCACGGCCAGCCCATTCTGCATCCGGTCATTTTAAGTCCGGAAACACGCAAGGCCGACAGCCTGTTCTACGAGATGCGGCACCGGAAGTGCCATCTGGCCGTGGTGCTCGACGAGTACGGCGGGACGGCGGGGATTGTCACGCTGGAAGATCTGCTGGAGGAATTGGTCGGGGATATCCACGACGTGCACGACAACACCGGAACACTGGTGAAAATCGGCCGGGACAACAGTATATTTGTCGACGGCCGGACCCGGTTCGATGAGTTGAAGGATAAGATATCCCTGCCGGATTTCTCCCACGGCGTGGAAACTATCGGCGGGCTGCTGATTGCCGAGCTGGGCCGTATCCCCGAACCCGGCGAACGGTTCCAGATCGGCAACCTGAGGATTACCGTGCTGGAGGCGACTCCCAAGCGGGTCGAGCGGCTGCGGATCAGTCAGCTGGACAGCCCTCAATCCGGCGACCAGGACGGGGACGACGACGGAATTATGACTATCGATTCGGACGACCATCCGGATTGA